The following proteins are co-located in the Roseovarius arcticus genome:
- a CDS encoding deoxyguanosinetriphosphate triphosphohydrolase, translated as MTSRIAAHPDRSRRRLAPEEESEFRSCFQRDRDRIIHSSAFRRLKHKTQVFVAHEGDYFRTRLSHSIEVAQVARTIAGALDLNGELTEAVALAHDLGHTPFGHTGEDALHAMMAPYGGFDHNAQAIRIVTMLERHYAGFDGLNLTWETLEGLAKHNGPVIGDLPYALAEYDALHDLELHTHASAEAQVAALADDIAYNNHDLHDGLRAGLFTEVEVAELPILDACYAEVDRLHPGLDAYRRRHEALRRVFGVMVADVIVTSRDIIAAAGCKNSHDVRHLGRPVIRFSDALWRDLQVIRQFLFTRMYRAPMVMVQRARASEVVEGLFPFYMERSEHLPRRWQSDVAAADTTTELARLVSDYIAGMTDRYALAQHAAHLGGAGGAGSWPEGNGPEGIGERRNGN; from the coding sequence ATGACCTCGCGTATCGCCGCGCATCCAGATCGCTCGCGTAGACGCCTCGCGCCCGAGGAAGAGAGCGAGTTCCGCTCGTGTTTCCAGCGCGATCGCGACCGGATTATTCATTCCAGCGCCTTTCGCAGGCTCAAGCACAAGACGCAGGTGTTCGTCGCCCATGAAGGTGATTATTTTCGCACACGGCTGTCCCATTCGATCGAGGTGGCGCAGGTGGCGCGCACGATCGCAGGCGCCTTGGATCTGAATGGCGAGCTGACGGAGGCCGTCGCGCTGGCGCATGATTTGGGGCACACGCCCTTTGGCCACACGGGCGAGGACGCACTGCATGCGATGATGGCGCCCTATGGCGGGTTCGATCACAACGCGCAGGCGATCCGCATCGTCACCATGCTGGAGCGGCACTATGCGGGCTTTGACGGGCTAAACCTGACGTGGGAAACGTTGGAGGGGTTGGCGAAACATAACGGGCCCGTGATCGGTGATTTGCCTTATGCACTGGCCGAATACGATGCCCTCCACGATCTGGAGCTGCACACCCACGCCAGCGCCGAGGCGCAGGTAGCCGCACTGGCCGATGATATCGCCTACAACAATCATGATCTGCACGACGGCCTGCGCGCTGGCCTCTTTACCGAGGTCGAAGTAGCCGAGCTGCCAATTCTGGACGCTTGTTATGCCGAGGTGGATCGCCTGCATCCCGGTCTCGATGCTTATCGCCGCCGTCACGAGGCGCTGCGCCGGGTGTTTGGCGTAATGGTGGCAGATGTGATCGTAACGTCGCGCGATATCATCGCCGCAGCGGGATGCAAAAACTCCCATGATGTGCGGCATCTGGGCCGCCCGGTGATCCGCTTTTCGGACGCGCTGTGGCGCGATCTTCAGGTCATCCGGCAGTTTCTCTTTACGCGGATGTACCGGGCGCCGATGGTCATGGTTCAGCGTGCCCGCGCGTCTGAGGTGGTCGAGGGTTTGTTCCCGTTCTATATGGAGCGCTCGGAACATTTGCCGCGCCGCTGGCAGAGTGATGTGGCAGCAGCAGACACAACGACCGAGCTAGCCCGGCTGGTTAGCGACTACATCGCCGGAATGACCGACCGCTATGCGCTGGCCCAGCATGCCGCGCATCTGGGCGGCGCTGGTGGCGCGGGATCGTGGCCCGAAGGAAATGGCCCCGAGGGCATTGGAGAGAGACGCAATGGCAATTGA
- a CDS encoding HesB/IscA family protein, translating into MNLPPHVTPRAFERLSEIGASDQGQALRVAVEGGGCSGFQYEIKLDTPADDDLVLEGQGQKVVVDAISLPFLTGAVIDFSEELIGARFVIENPNASSSCGCGTSFSM; encoded by the coding sequence ATGAATCTGCCCCCCCACGTCACCCCCCGCGCCTTTGAGCGCCTGAGTGAGATTGGCGCATCCGATCAAGGACAGGCTCTGCGCGTCGCCGTTGAGGGCGGTGGATGCTCAGGTTTTCAGTACGAGATTAAGTTGGACACGCCGGCCGATGACGATCTGGTGCTGGAGGGACAAGGCCAGAAGGTCGTGGTTGACGCGATATCTCTGCCATTTCTAACAGGCGCGGTTATCGATTTCAGCGAGGAATTGATCGGCGCGCGCTTTGTTATCGAAAACCCAAACGCCAGCAGCAGCTGTGGCTGCGGCACGTCTTTTTCCATGTAA